The segment CCGGGGAAGCGGGTCACCACCCTTGAACTCCCCGGAGCACACGGCGTCACGGAACGCCCCCGGCCGGGTCGCGTCGAAGCACGGGATGCCGAACTCAACAGCGTCTCGCATCTTCTTCGTTGCCCGTTCCGCACCCTCACCGCAGATGATCAGGACCGTGCTGGCGTCGGCCCGGCCCACCACTTCGTAGCCCAGGTTGCGGACGGCCTCCCTTGCGTCGTCCCACTCGTAGCCCGGGATCTCCCCGGACACCAGCACCGTCGGACGGACCTCCGGCTCAGCCTCGGCCATGTCCTCTTCGGTGTCGTCCTGGCGGTCCTCTTGCTCGGCCTCCGGTGTGGTCGTCTCGGCAGCAACCGGCGCGGCACTGGCGGGCTCAGCCGGAGAGCCCAGGGCATCCCGCAGGTACCGGGAGAACACGATGGAGTGTTCGAGGCAGAGGTCCCATGCGTGCCCCGCGAGCGTCAGGCAGTCCTTTGCCTCAACCTCGCTGCCGTCGCGAGCAATGTGGGCATCACAGAAGACACGCTCAACAGGCACCATCACAGTCGTGCGCATGGGTTTCTTTGTTCCTTTGCGGAGTGAGTTCCAGTGTTTCAGCCGGAGCCTTGCTACTTACGGCTGCGATTCGCGCCCACCGGCCCGACCGGCGAACACCACGATTCTCCCACTCGAAACACTGGACAGATCCACGAATGTCATCACGACTGCATTTCTTCTAAGTAACTACATGATAAATCACATGGGGGTAATGCTTGATTTGAAAGAGAGAGGACCCACCGGGGGTGCCTTCATCGCACCGTGTACGGGTTTCAAATTTCACAACCTCATGACGTGCAGGACTCCCCTTCTCCTACTTGCCGGCCGATTGGAACCTGTCGCGTCTGAGACTGCCAGGATGCAAAAAAATATAAGGGCCCCGCCGCATGGCGGGGCCCTTATTCGTTCCTATTGTCAGGCGGGCCACTCGACGGCGGCCTTGACGATCCCCTTGCTGGGAACGGTCTCGTCGTACGTACGGTCAGCCAGAGGAGTGTCCAGTCCGGGGTAGCGGACGACCTTGCCGCCGTACAGGTGGAGAGTGTCCACGAAGTTGGCCCGGTACTTCTCGCTCAGGCCCTCGCGGAATCCGTTGAACTGCGAAGCGAAGGTGGCGAATTCGGAGTGACCGGCCACGATGTCCGATCCCTCGGGCATGGCCGTGGTGGACAGCACCGTGAATCCCGCCAGGCGCGCCACGACGCCATTGGCGGTCACCCCGGCCTCGCCGTAGGCCCCGGCGTTCGCAATCGCCGGATGCTCGACCAGGTGCCGCTTCACACGGGGTGAGACGACCACGTAGCGGCCGTCGGGAATGTCGTGGGAGTCCAGGGCCAGCATCATGTCCAGAACGGCGCTGTAGAGCGCCTGAGGGGCGTTCCCGGCAGTGACCTTGACGCTGGGCATGGGAGTTGCCGCGGAGGCGATCACACGGCCCATAAAGGTGTCGGCCTCCCGGGCCAGGGCGCGCACCATCTGCTGGTTGATCGGCGACTCCATGGCTCCGGCCGCCTGCACGCGTTCGATGTCCTCGACCAGGAGTTGGAGGTACTTCGCTTCGGTGATGGCGAGCTTCTGCTCGACCATCTCCGGCCTCTGGGCGGTCATGCCTTCCGGCAGCGTGTAGTCGCCCACGGTCGGGGTCGAAAGGCTGTTGATGTGGACGGTGTCGCCCTGCTTCCGGATCTCACCCTCGTACTTCCGGTTGGTGCAGATCTTGGAAGCCCACACGAGCAGTGGATCGAATTTGGTCAGAAGCGCACCGTCCCATATCTCCGGGACAAAGCTGCTGCTGCCAGGGTTCTGGTAAGAGAAAGAGGAATAAGCCATAAATTAATCTCCTGGGTAGGTGGTTATCGCATGCGTGCGTCGAGAGGAGCCGGAGGCGCGAAGCCCAAAGAGGGACCCTGGCGGCCAAGGCCAAGCCCTTGGGCATACTCCGGATTCTTTGTCGACTGGAACGGAGTGAGCGCCAGTGTAATGATTTCGGCAGATGGATTGCTGTCCTCCCCGACCATCTTGGAATAGTCGAGAAGGTCAAGGAACTCTTCGGGAAGATTAATCCCATCTTCGGCGGCCTGGGCCTTCAGTTTTGCCCGGGCAAGTATCGGGGCAAACTCGCGTTGCGCTTCCTGTCGGGCATCCTCGCGTGCCTTGGCAATGGAATTTGTGAGATCGGTCATGATGGGGATTCCTTCAGCGCCTACGGGCGTCGAGAGAGAAAGATGAGGCAGTCGGGGTGCCACCACGATGGTGACCGGCACCCACGAGCGGAGCGAAGACCGGCTCCGTACGGACGGCGGACAGCAGAACGTCAATGGCCTCCTGGGAGGGCTGGCCGCCCTCCCCGAGGAGCTTCGACGAGTCGATGAGGTCCATCAGGTCGGCCGGAATCTCTATACCCGCCTGGGCCGCCTGAAGCCTCACCTCGGCCTGGACAAGCCGGATGGCGAACTCGCGGTGGACTTCCTCTCGAATGGCCTGAGTCAGATCGGCCTGGCTGGTCTCCGGCTCGGCCGACACGTCGGTCGGGGCCTCGCTGGAAGGGGTTTCAATGTCGCTCAAGGCGACACCTCCTATGTAACTAAAAATCAAAAGTGAATCAGTAGACCGCCTTCAAGAGGCGGCTATCACTCACAAGAGGACAACGTAAGAGAAGACACTGCCCCCCTTACCCCCCCGTGGTTCGAGTGGGTAAGGGAAGGCTGTATCTCTGTGGCTCACAGGGAGGTATCCGCAGAGTCCCATTCAGCTTGGATGCTTGGACTTGGCAACTGCCCGGCTCACTTCCGCGTCAGTGACCCGCCGCCCAGCGGGTGTGACTCCGAAGGGCGCTCAGGAGTGAGTAGCTGTGCCCTTCACTGGTTCCGGGTTAATGCGACACGTCAGACCCTGGGGAGATTCTGGATCGCCCACAGTTCGCGGTAGCCGTCCAGGTCCTGGCCATGGTTGCCGGGAAAGTCGTAGGTCAGGTTTCGGTGTCGCCCGATGCGGATTCCCTTTCGCTCCAGGGCCTTCACGCGGGCCCTGCGCGACTTCCTGTGGCTGGTGCAGTACTGCTGAGGCCGTCCGTTCCTGCGGGCGGCTCCTGGGCCGTGAAGGGACTTCTGGCAGCCGTGCCAGCGGCAGTGCTCCACCGGTGTGGGCCGACGTTCGATCAGGTAGCCGAGGCCGGAGGACGTGTCCCCGGCCGGCAGGCCGAGCAGTCCCAGGTGGTGATCCGGGCCGCTCGTCCCGGGGGCCTCCCGCATCAGTGCGTCGAACTCCGCCAAGGGGTCAATGTCGGGGCAGAGAACGTCAGTTGCGAAGTCGTGTTCACAGACTGGCCACCGGCTCGGGTAGGAGTCGGTGGCGGGTTCTTCCGCCATGGTCAGGTAGCGGTCCGCTTCTTGTTCCAGCTGCCGGTGCTCAGCTTCCAAAGGAATCAGACGATCGGTGAAACACGGCTTGTCTCTCATCGGGTGATGGCTCCGGGGGACGAGAAGGCCCCCGGTGTTGGCCGGGGGCCTGACTGCAAGGGGAAGAGGGCTCAGGGGTTCTGCTGGTCCACCCAGGCTTCGAGGTCCTTCGGCCGGCACCTGAGTGCCTGCCCGACCCTCCGGAACGGGATGCCCGCCTCCCTCCAGTTGGCATAGACCCAACTCTTCGGTCGGCTCAGGTGGTTGGCTACCTCGTCCACGGTCATGAGGCTGTTGCCCAAGTGCACTCCTTGCTGCGTTCGGGTCGGGGGACTGTCCGTCGGCCGGTGTTCGGCCTGCCCAAACCACATCACCTCCGAACAAGTGGCAGCAAGTTCATTTTTGGTGACGTGCGTCACTGATCCGAACCTGGCGCAGGATGTTCGGCATGATCTATGGTCGTGCCATGACCTCACGAACAAACGAACCCGACCTTCCGCCCGGATGGGACCGCGAGGGCGATGACCTGGTGTGGCGCGGCGTCTACGGGCCCTGGGGAGTCGCAGCCCACTGTCCCTCCGGTGCGCCCTTCACCGGCCCGTCGAAGCTGACCGTCTGGCTGGCCGTCGGCGGCAGCAGTGAAGAGATCGACCAGGGCATGGCCGAGGCGCTGGCCACGGACGGCATCCCGGCGAGCCTGTTGCGGCAGATCCCCTTCGCCGAGATCAAGGCCCAGGCTCGTGCAGCGCTGGCGTGGAAGACCGGCCGTGCCGCCGACCGGCCGTGGCCGGTCCCCGAGCGCTGCCGCACCGACCAGGACTACGCGCTTTTGGTGGCGGAACTCGTCCGCATGAGGGCCACGGGCACCACCGCGCCCCAGGGGGAGTTGGCGGCCCGCCTGGGCATCGGTAAAGCCACCATGTCCGAGCGTGTCAGGCGCGCCAGGGAGCTGGGCCTGTGGGATGGCAAGCAACTGACCGACAGGGCAACCGAGTTGCTCCACGAATGGCAGAGCGAAGACGAGGAGCAGTAGCAACAGTGGCAAAGCGCGGTAACGGCCTCGGCGGGACCCCTGTGGAGATCCCCCGGCGAGGCCGACCGAACACCTGGGGCGTGAGGACGCCCCGGCACATCAACCCGACCACGGGGGAGGAGCACCGGTACTGGATCGGCCGCGACTACCCGACCAAGACGGCAGCGGAGAAGGCGCTGCGGCAGTGGCACATCGACTACGAGGCGGGGGAGATCTATCCGCCCGAAGCGCCGGCCGAGCCGGAACAGCCGAGCGTGCCACTTCTGGGCGAGCACCTGGACAAGTGGCTGGCCCACTGTCGGAAGGAGGGGACGACGGTGGCCGGGTACGAGACGAAGATCCGGTTGCACATCAAGCCGCACATAGGTGACGTGGCGCTGGATCAGGTCACGGACGATCTCCTGGACGAGCTGTACCGGATGCTGGAGACCGAGCCGTGTCCCACGAACAGGGGAAAGCCGCTCGGGGCGAAGTCAGTGCGGCACGTGCACAACATCCTCTCCGGAGCCCTGGGTGCGGCGGTGCCGAAGCACATCCCGGCGAACCCGGCGGCGACGGCGAACCCTCCGACGCAGCGACAGATCAAGGCCCAGGAGCAGCGCTACCCGACGCTGGACGACGCGCAGACGGCTCGGTTCCTTGGGCACATCTGGGAACCGTGTGGGAACAGGAAGTGCGGCCCGCTGCACCACTGTCTTCGGGACGCTCCGTTGTGGACCGTGATCGCCGCGACCGGGGTCCGGCGCAGCGAGGCGCTGGGGATGAAGTGGTCCCTGGTGAAGTGGGACGAATGTGCGATCGAACTGGGCTGGGTGGTGGTGGAGGAGGGCAGCAGCTTCCGCCTGCGCAGGCTCACCAAGGACGGCGACCACAACGCCGTCATCTACGTGGACCAGGCCGTCATGAACGTCCTCAAGCGCCAGAAGGAACACCAGGACGAGGAACGCGCCAGACTCGGGCCCGGCTGGATCGATCATGATCTGGTCTTCGCCAGGGACGGCTTCAAGCTCCAGAAGAACCGTACGGCCGGAGGGCCTCAAGATCCGGAGAAGGTGTCCGCCCGCTGGCGGACGGTTCGGACAAGGCTGGACCTGCCGGATGACTTCCGGATCCACGACTGGCGTCACAGCAAGGTGACCAATGATCTGGAGGCTGGGGAGAACCCGGTGGAGGTGTCCGCCAACGTGAGGCACCACTCGCCCGGCTACACGATGAGCAGGTACGGGCACAGTCGTAAGGACGGGGCCCGGAGTCTGGCGGCGAACACGTCGAGTCGAATGGGTCTCGCGGCTCTGGTCTAGAGCAAGATCATTTCTGTGGGTCACGCGGTGGGTCATGCAACCCCTGCACGGAGCCCGAAAAACAGAAAAACCCCAGTTCAACTGGGGTATCTGCTGGTGTCCGAGGGGGGACTTGAACCCCCACGCCCGATAAAGGGCACTAGCACCTCAAGCTAGCGCGTCTGCCATTCCGCCACCCGGACCGGGTGTCGTCCTCGCGGTGCGTTCCCCGCGCTGACATGGACAACAGTAGCAAAGATCGTCCGGCAGGCCCAAAACCGGGGGGCGCGAGGAGGGCGGGGCTTCGAAAGCGGGGGAGCGGGGGCGTCCGTGAGGAGTGTCGTGGGGATATGCCCTTGGGGCCGGACGGGTGCTGCGGGAGGATGGCGGGGACGGTGCCCGCGGTCCCCGGCCGGGGTCGGGGCGGCGCGGGCCGCAGCCGCGCCGGGGGCGGGCAGACA is part of the Kitasatospora setae KM-6054 genome and harbors:
- a CDS encoding phage major capsid protein, with the protein product MAYSSFSYQNPGSSSFVPEIWDGALLTKFDPLLVWASKICTNRKYEGEIRKQGDTVHINSLSTPTVGDYTLPEGMTAQRPEMVEQKLAITEAKYLQLLVEDIERVQAAGAMESPINQQMVRALAREADTFMGRVIASAATPMPSVKVTAGNAPQALYSAVLDMMLALDSHDIPDGRYVVVSPRVKRHLVEHPAIANAGAYGEAGVTANGVVARLAGFTVLSTTAMPEGSDIVAGHSEFATFASQFNGFREGLSEKYRANFVDTLHLYGGKVVRYPGLDTPLADRTYDETVPSKGIVKAAVEWPA
- a CDS encoding tyrosine-type recombinase/integrase, with product MAKRGNGLGGTPVEIPRRGRPNTWGVRTPRHINPTTGEEHRYWIGRDYPTKTAAEKALRQWHIDYEAGEIYPPEAPAEPEQPSVPLLGEHLDKWLAHCRKEGTTVAGYETKIRLHIKPHIGDVALDQVTDDLLDELYRMLETEPCPTNRGKPLGAKSVRHVHNILSGALGAAVPKHIPANPAATANPPTQRQIKAQEQRYPTLDDAQTARFLGHIWEPCGNRKCGPLHHCLRDAPLWTVIAATGVRRSEALGMKWSLVKWDECAIELGWVVVEEGSSFRLRRLTKDGDHNAVIYVDQAVMNVLKRQKEHQDEERARLGPGWIDHDLVFARDGFKLQKNRTAGGPQDPEKVSARWRTVRTRLDLPDDFRIHDWRHSKVTNDLEAGENPVEVSANVRHHSPGYTMSRYGHSRKDGARSLAANTSSRMGLAALV
- a CDS encoding Lsr2 family DNA-binding protein, with translation MRTTVMVPVERVFCDAHIARDGSEVEAKDCLTLAGHAWDLCLEHSIVFSRYLRDALGSPAEPASAAPVAAETTTPEAEQEDRQDDTEEDMAEAEPEVRPTVLVSGEIPGYEWDDAREAVRNLGYEVVGRADASTVLIICGEGAERATKKMRDAVEFGIPCFDATRPGAFRDAVCSGEFKGGDPLPRPVRKDAQAVRSERSTLKSEAQAIREWATAQGLAVSAKGPISGSVRHAYRVATRNDQQAA
- a CDS encoding bacteriophage CI repressor translates to MFGMIYGRAMTSRTNEPDLPPGWDREGDDLVWRGVYGPWGVAAHCPSGAPFTGPSKLTVWLAVGGSSEEIDQGMAEALATDGIPASLLRQIPFAEIKAQARAALAWKTGRAADRPWPVPERCRTDQDYALLVAELVRMRATGTTAPQGELAARLGIGKATMSERVRRARELGLWDGKQLTDRATELLHEWQSEDEEQ
- a CDS encoding helix-turn-helix domain-containing protein, with the protein product MWFGQAEHRPTDSPPTRTQQGVHLGNSLMTVDEVANHLSRPKSWVYANWREAGIPFRRVGQALRCRPKDLEAWVDQQNP